Proteins encoded by one window of Aliivibrio wodanis:
- the vacJ gene encoding lipoprotein VacJ precursor, with the protein MFKRICISYVLMVMVTGCSQTPQQDEVETINSADIEYDETHSDDHFEDFNRVMWDLNYDLLDPYLVRPVSMTYVDYTPTPIRMGIANFLANLDEPASIINNLIMGNGEVALVHFNRFWLNTTLGLVGLIDIASAADIDKPGGKSFSDALGHYGVGNGAYFMLPGYGPWTLREAGDFVDGLYMPLSYLNFWQGLGKWGLEGMESRVDLISQEPMLEASPDPYLLTRDVYLQRQDFKAEIEPKIDLEAEEDFDDYLDEIDE; encoded by the coding sequence GTGTTTAAAAGAATATGTATCTCTTATGTCCTTATGGTAATGGTGACTGGTTGCTCCCAAACACCACAACAGGATGAAGTAGAAACGATAAATTCAGCTGATATTGAATATGATGAGACTCATAGTGATGATCATTTTGAAGATTTCAATCGAGTTATGTGGGATCTGAATTATGATCTTTTAGACCCTTATTTAGTTCGTCCTGTTTCTATGACCTATGTAGACTATACACCAACTCCAATCCGTATGGGGATAGCAAATTTTTTAGCGAATTTAGATGAACCTGCGAGTATAATTAATAATTTAATTATGGGAAATGGAGAAGTCGCATTAGTTCACTTTAATCGATTCTGGTTAAATACAACACTAGGTTTGGTTGGATTAATTGATATAGCAAGTGCTGCAGATATTGATAAGCCTGGTGGGAAGTCTTTTAGTGATGCGTTAGGCCATTATGGTGTCGGTAATGGCGCATATTTTATGCTACCAGGTTATGGCCCTTGGACATTGCGAGAAGCGGGTGATTTTGTGGATGGTTTATATATGCCGCTGTCTTACCTTAATTTCTGGCAAGGGTTGGGTAAATGGGGTTTAGAAGGTATGGAATCTCGTGTTGATTTAATTTCACAAGAGCCAATGCTAGAAGCCTCTCCAGATCCATACTTATTAACGCGTGATGTTTATCTACAACGCCAAGACTTTAAAGCAGAAATAGAACCAAAAATCGATTTAGAAGCAGAAGAAGATTTTGATGATTATTTAGATGAAATCGACGAATAG
- the fadL gene encoding long-chain fatty acid transport protein — translation MNNNKNRLSIAVALGLLGSVTSTNTMAAGFQLAEYSATGLGRAYAGEAAIADGADAQWRNVAMLTYLEGTQVSVGGIYVNPNIDVEGQSKFLGQEIQTKSEDFAHDAIIPNLYVSHQVDDQISIGFAIGTNYGMETDLGSDFSGANHGNEASVITKELNVNMAYQINQKFSVGGGVRYVIAEGSFGAIAPKQLGPIAGTTLKYMEGTDEAWGWQVGTAWQINDTNRIGFSYKSEVQLDLSGHAKGLGFDAYAPQPSSQYLGSMELALPATAELASFHQVNDKIAIHASFNWTDWSSFEKLEAHIPSLSVPNQEIKQENWEDNYRLAFGGTYTLDQKITLRSGIAYDTSAVSEENRTATIPETDRLWVSMGAGYAWSENLTLDAGFTYIFAKDAKMLEDDTASAPYGGTFEGETTGNVWLIGVQANYHF, via the coding sequence ATGAATAACAATAAAAATCGTCTTTCTATTGCAGTGGCACTTGGTTTATTAGGATCAGTAACAAGCACAAATACTATGGCTGCAGGCTTTCAATTGGCAGAGTATTCAGCGACTGGTCTTGGCCGTGCATACGCAGGTGAAGCGGCTATCGCTGATGGCGCTGATGCACAATGGCGTAACGTTGCAATGCTAACGTACTTAGAAGGCACTCAAGTTTCTGTTGGTGGTATTTATGTAAACCCAAATATTGATGTTGAAGGACAATCGAAATTTTTAGGCCAAGAAATCCAAACTAAATCAGAAGACTTTGCACACGATGCAATTATTCCTAATCTCTATGTTTCTCACCAAGTAGACGATCAAATCTCTATAGGATTTGCTATTGGTACTAACTATGGCATGGAAACTGACCTAGGTTCTGATTTTTCTGGTGCGAATCATGGTAACGAAGCGAGTGTAATTACTAAAGAACTCAACGTTAACATGGCTTACCAAATCAACCAGAAATTCAGTGTCGGTGGTGGTGTCCGTTATGTTATTGCTGAAGGTAGCTTTGGTGCGATTGCTCCTAAACAGCTAGGACCAATCGCAGGTACTACATTAAAATATATGGAAGGAACAGATGAAGCATGGGGCTGGCAAGTTGGTACTGCTTGGCAAATCAATGATACAAACCGTATTGGCTTTAGCTATAAATCAGAAGTTCAATTAGATTTATCTGGTCATGCTAAAGGTCTAGGTTTTGATGCTTATGCACCTCAACCAAGCAGCCAGTATCTTGGTTCTATGGAATTAGCATTACCGGCAACCGCCGAGTTAGCCAGTTTTCACCAGGTGAATGATAAAATCGCTATTCACGCTAGCTTTAACTGGACAGATTGGAGCAGCTTTGAAAAATTAGAAGCGCATATCCCATCTCTTAGTGTTCCAAATCAAGAGATTAAACAAGAAAACTGGGAGGATAACTACCGTTTAGCATTTGGTGGTACTTATACTCTTGATCAAAAAATAACACTACGCTCAGGTATTGCTTATGATACTTCTGCGGTAAGTGAAGAAAATCGTACAGCAACAATCCCTGAAACTGATCGTTTATGGGTGAGTATGGGTGCAGGCTATGCTTGGTCTGAAAATCTAACTCTAGATGCAGGCTTTACCTACATCTTCGCTAAAGATGCAAAAATGCTTGAAGATGATACAGCATCAGCACCTTATGGTGGTACTTTCGAAGGCGAAACTACTGGTAATGTGTGGTTAATTGGTGTTCAAGCTAACTACCATTTCTAA